A single genomic interval of Aureliella helgolandensis harbors:
- a CDS encoding bifunctional YncE family protein/alkaline phosphatase family protein, whose translation MKPENSTAIPLTLLTWWDVRHVGLVVSLVLWLAGSGRAAPQLESEEPGNVTATPVPGMVGEQASGVLLPTGQLVHPAGELAELKGRPNDLCYSAEVGLVFVKDRAHLHIIDPVQWSILQSLESPGGASLTGIVVSRAGNVYFSNSKQQVHVFVPDGGPAAQNAPADSPGSYVLASSIELPADCFPCGLCLSDDEEQLFVCLSKTNSVAVIDVATSAVEHVVDVGISPFTARFVAGAPGQLFVTNLGGRRARAGERTAPSAGTETPVDERGIANTSMVSVIDLEQMEVVSEVTAELHPTAMAILPGKPQQAATVLITNTNDDSVTLLDSGSLQSRNQLAKPLLDLPFGSMPNSACVSPDGNWLFVGLAGNNAVSVYRLDSERDYATVGLDEPIGYLPTGWFPVALDCSETDLFVANLKGWGSRADMREESKGRNSHDHSGVIQKIPLADILDDALLSQWTAKVLESARVIPVVRAELNAANPAPVVPVPEKLGQPSSFKHVIYVIKENRTYDQVFGDMPAGRGSRALCTFPERVTPNHHALASRFGLLDNYYCNGVLSADGHSWATEGNVTPYLERAFGGFSRSYTFGDDPLTYSSSGFLWDYVLGAGLTFRNYGEMDYAKPPQGMKYQEIWKAHAAGEDLRFEQNIGIERLKRYSSPDYPGWGMMIPDVLRMKRFLTEFEQFKTDGTLPNLSIVYLPQDHLGGGVTSGAHMADNDLALGQLVDAVSHSTFWKNTLIVVNEDDPQNGYDHIDGHRSICLVISAYSRPGVNHHFYNQTSVLRTILHVLGLPPMNQQDARSPLMKECFVNEPNMTPYQVREANIPLNQQPGEESKQSSTERDWRTRLASVPIERTGMKTEQDEDTLNRFVWHEMMGWETPYPAHLSGAHGTGLRKLGLEFDDGSAE comes from the coding sequence ATGAAACCTGAGAACTCGACAGCTATTCCTCTAACCCTTCTAACTTGGTGGGACGTCCGACATGTTGGGTTGGTTGTAAGCCTCGTGCTGTGGCTGGCTGGATCGGGGAGGGCAGCTCCACAACTAGAGAGCGAGGAACCTGGAAATGTTACCGCCACTCCCGTGCCCGGAATGGTTGGCGAGCAGGCATCTGGCGTCCTGCTCCCGACCGGGCAACTGGTTCACCCTGCGGGTGAACTAGCTGAGTTGAAGGGGCGACCGAATGATCTATGCTACAGCGCAGAGGTCGGATTGGTTTTCGTTAAGGATCGTGCGCACCTGCACATCATAGATCCAGTCCAGTGGTCGATCCTGCAGTCGCTGGAGAGCCCTGGAGGGGCCTCGCTCACCGGCATCGTGGTCAGTCGAGCGGGCAACGTCTATTTTTCGAATAGCAAGCAACAGGTGCATGTGTTTGTTCCTGATGGCGGGCCAGCTGCGCAGAACGCTCCGGCTGATTCTCCCGGCAGCTATGTCCTGGCAAGTTCTATTGAGCTTCCGGCAGATTGCTTTCCCTGTGGACTATGCCTGAGCGACGATGAAGAGCAGCTGTTCGTCTGCCTCTCTAAGACCAATTCTGTGGCTGTGATCGACGTGGCAACTTCGGCAGTCGAGCACGTGGTGGACGTTGGGATTTCACCCTTCACAGCTCGGTTTGTGGCTGGGGCACCAGGCCAATTGTTCGTTACAAATCTTGGCGGGCGTCGGGCACGGGCTGGGGAACGCACCGCACCGAGTGCAGGAACGGAAACGCCCGTGGACGAACGGGGCATTGCGAACACATCCATGGTTTCAGTGATCGATTTGGAACAAATGGAAGTTGTCTCCGAGGTTACCGCGGAACTCCACCCGACCGCCATGGCCATCTTGCCTGGGAAACCTCAGCAGGCTGCGACGGTATTGATAACCAACACCAATGACGATTCCGTTACCTTGCTCGACTCCGGATCTCTACAGAGCCGAAACCAACTTGCCAAACCTCTGTTAGATCTTCCTTTCGGCTCGATGCCCAATTCGGCTTGTGTCTCCCCGGATGGCAATTGGTTATTTGTCGGGTTGGCAGGCAATAACGCGGTCAGCGTGTATCGCTTGGACTCCGAGAGAGACTATGCAACGGTCGGATTGGACGAACCTATTGGCTATCTGCCAACAGGTTGGTTCCCCGTTGCGCTGGATTGCAGTGAGACCGATTTGTTCGTGGCAAATCTAAAGGGCTGGGGATCTCGAGCGGACATGCGTGAGGAGTCTAAGGGGAGGAACTCGCACGATCATTCGGGAGTGATTCAAAAGATACCCTTGGCGGATATTTTGGATGATGCACTTCTTTCGCAATGGACGGCCAAGGTGCTGGAGAGCGCTCGAGTCATTCCGGTTGTGAGAGCGGAATTGAACGCGGCCAATCCCGCACCGGTGGTTCCCGTGCCAGAGAAACTAGGCCAACCGAGTTCCTTTAAACATGTAATCTATGTCATCAAAGAGAACCGCACTTACGATCAAGTCTTTGGGGATATGCCGGCGGGCAGAGGCAGTCGAGCCTTGTGCACGTTTCCAGAACGCGTAACGCCCAACCATCATGCCTTGGCCAGCCGATTCGGTTTGCTGGATAATTACTACTGCAATGGTGTCCTTTCAGCGGATGGGCATTCGTGGGCTACGGAGGGCAATGTGACGCCCTACTTGGAGCGCGCCTTTGGCGGATTTTCGAGAAGCTATACGTTTGGAGATGATCCCCTGACATACTCGTCGAGTGGTTTTCTTTGGGATTATGTGCTGGGGGCTGGCTTGACCTTCCGGAACTATGGAGAAATGGACTATGCCAAGCCTCCGCAGGGCATGAAGTATCAGGAAATATGGAAGGCGCATGCTGCTGGCGAGGACTTGCGTTTCGAGCAGAACATTGGAATCGAGCGGCTGAAGCGTTATTCATCTCCCGACTATCCAGGCTGGGGGATGATGATCCCCGACGTGCTTCGGATGAAGCGATTCCTAACCGAATTCGAGCAATTTAAAACTGACGGAACCCTGCCGAACCTCAGTATCGTATATCTCCCGCAAGATCACTTGGGCGGTGGTGTGACGTCCGGGGCGCATATGGCAGACAACGATTTAGCTCTGGGGCAATTGGTTGATGCGGTAAGCCATTCTACGTTCTGGAAAAATACGCTTATCGTTGTGAACGAGGACGATCCTCAGAACGGATACGATCATATTGATGGGCACCGCTCGATCTGTCTGGTGATCAGTGCCTACAGTCGACCGGGGGTGAATCATCACTTTTACAACCAGACGAGCGTCCTGCGTACGATCCTGCACGTGCTGGGGCTACCACCGATGAATCAACAGGATGCAAGATCTCCGTTGATGAAAGAGTGTTTCGTGAACGAACCGAATATGACTCCCTATCAAGTCAGAGAGGCCAACATACCGCTCAACCAGCAACCAGGGGAGGAAAGCAAGCAGTCGTCCACGGAGCGAGATTGGCGGACGAGATTGGCCTCGGTTCCCATTGAGCGGACTGGAATGAAGACGGAACAAGATGAAGACACGCTCAACCGATTTGTGTGGCATGAGATGATGGGCTGGGAAACGCCCTACCCTGCTCACTTGTCAGGCGCACATGGAACGGGATTACGGAAGCTCGGTTTGGAATTCGACGATGGGAGTGCGGAATGA
- a CDS encoding TadE/TadG family type IV pilus assembly protein yields the protein MMNPQLQDKSQLLIPTAIPASGQSPFISRRRGRVQPKVRSDKQRRGVTTVEFALVSPIIFMIFLAAIELTRLNFLKHTAANAAYEGARTAIVPGGTPAEAQLEAQRILTQVGAGNGVTVNVVDNADRIVVTVNLPVDQNSWGVGRFTHGLTVSQSCALTKENL from the coding sequence ATGATGAATCCTCAACTACAAGACAAAAGTCAATTGCTTATCCCTACAGCGATTCCCGCAAGTGGTCAGAGTCCATTCATCTCCCGACGACGAGGACGCGTTCAACCGAAGGTGCGTTCCGACAAGCAGCGTAGAGGGGTAACCACTGTCGAATTCGCGTTGGTCTCCCCAATCATTTTCATGATATTCCTCGCGGCAATCGAACTCACTCGCCTCAACTTCTTGAAACACACCGCCGCCAATGCTGCCTATGAAGGCGCGCGAACCGCTATCGTTCCCGGTGGCACGCCAGCCGAAGCTCAACTAGAGGCCCAGCGGATCCTGACGCAAGTCGGTGCCGGCAACGGCGTGACCGTCAACGTCGTCGATAATGCCGACCGGATCGTGGTAACCGTCAACCTCCCCGTCGACCAAAACTCGTGGGGCGTGGGGCGTTTCACCCACGGCCTGACAGTTAGCCAAAGCTGCGCCCTGACGAAGGAAAACCTGTAG
- a CDS encoding VWA domain-containing protein — MKSNRKFQLQSNLLASRRRGAAMMLILGMLFVFAIAAAITVDFSYMQLVRTELRVATDSAAKAGAEALARTEDVDLARSEAVRYASMNSVAGQPLAIAESDVILGRLVESGGGRWQFSPGGFPPNAVRVDANTGGDALHPAIPLHFGRILGRSTFTPRSEATAGQQQVEVCLCLDRSGSMLFDMTGVDYEYAPNNPYLSNFTAWGDMWRNHLSAPHPTQSRWAVLRGAVQIFYDEAALYTPAPKTSLVTWASDYTMPISPGTVFQSATLNVGLPQSDSTTFAQQRSLVTNAINSLNTKPMMGGTHLSAGVDLAVGHLTGGQSSSFSNKIVILLTDGQWNAGRTPQQVGTDARNAGVVIHAVTMLTNLQNDVRQMAEMTGGRYYSTTNETELRDAFRELARSLPIVIVE; from the coding sequence ATGAAGTCGAATCGCAAATTCCAGCTCCAATCCAATTTGCTTGCCTCGCGTCGCCGCGGGGCGGCGATGATGCTCATTCTGGGCATGCTCTTTGTCTTCGCGATCGCCGCTGCCATCACGGTTGACTTTTCTTACATGCAGTTGGTCAGAACCGAACTCCGCGTTGCTACGGATTCAGCAGCCAAAGCCGGTGCCGAAGCGCTGGCACGAACCGAAGATGTCGATTTAGCGCGCTCAGAAGCAGTGCGGTACGCGTCCATGAACTCGGTCGCCGGACAGCCTCTGGCAATTGCAGAATCGGATGTAATTCTCGGACGTTTGGTCGAGTCCGGTGGCGGGCGGTGGCAGTTCAGCCCAGGAGGTTTTCCACCCAATGCTGTGCGCGTCGACGCCAATACCGGAGGCGATGCGCTCCATCCAGCGATTCCCTTGCACTTTGGGCGTATCCTTGGACGATCCACCTTTACGCCGCGCTCCGAAGCCACTGCTGGCCAGCAGCAAGTTGAAGTCTGCTTGTGCCTAGACCGCTCCGGATCCATGCTTTTCGATATGACAGGCGTCGACTACGAATACGCTCCGAACAATCCTTACCTCAGCAATTTCACCGCCTGGGGCGACATGTGGCGCAATCACCTTTCCGCTCCACACCCAACCCAAAGTCGCTGGGCTGTCCTTCGCGGTGCGGTTCAGATTTTCTACGATGAAGCGGCCCTCTACACGCCTGCCCCGAAGACCTCATTGGTGACTTGGGCCTCGGACTACACGATGCCGATCTCCCCTGGCACCGTGTTTCAATCCGCAACGCTCAACGTCGGCTTGCCACAATCGGACAGCACTACCTTTGCACAACAACGCAGCCTAGTCACTAACGCGATCAATAGCCTGAACACCAAACCGATGATGGGTGGTACCCACTTGTCCGCCGGTGTCGATTTGGCGGTCGGCCATTTGACGGGGGGGCAATCGTCGTCATTCTCCAATAAAATCGTCATCCTACTAACCGACGGCCAGTGGAATGCAGGACGCACACCCCAACAAGTTGGTACGGATGCTCGGAATGCCGGCGTCGTGATCCACGCCGTGACAATGCTCACCAACCTGCAGAATGATGTCCGTCAAATGGCAGAGATGACCGGCGGGCGCTACTACTCAACCACCAATGAAACTGAATTGCGAGACGCCTTTCGAGAATTGGCTCGCAGCCTGCCGATTGTGATCGTTGAATAA
- a CDS encoding TadE/TadG family type IV pilus assembly protein, which translates to MRRGVGSSTASNPSRRGVAVVETALMLPVIVLLVFTSLEIADGIFLKQAVTIAAYEGARAATRPGGTNATASARIAEVLAAREVADYTVVYTPEITPTTPRGTEVTVTVRAPSAAYSMNPMRLLENRVLEKQVTMVRM; encoded by the coding sequence ATGAGACGTGGTGTCGGTTCTTCGACGGCGAGCAACCCTTCCCGGCGTGGTGTTGCCGTGGTTGAAACGGCTCTGATGCTGCCAGTCATCGTATTGCTGGTGTTCACTTCCCTCGAAATTGCCGACGGTATTTTCTTAAAGCAAGCGGTGACCATCGCAGCCTACGAAGGTGCTCGAGCCGCCACGCGGCCTGGCGGTACCAATGCCACCGCCTCAGCCCGCATTGCCGAAGTCCTTGCCGCCCGCGAAGTTGCGGACTACACGGTGGTCTACACACCCGAAATTACGCCCACGACACCCCGCGGGACCGAAGTCACGGTAACCGTCCGTGCCCCTTCTGCGGCCTATTCGATGAATCCAATGAGACTTCTTGAAAACAGGGTCCTTGAGAAGCAAGTCACGATGGTCCGCATGTAG